Proteins from one Patescibacteria group bacterium genomic window:
- a CDS encoding methyltransferase domain-containing protein translates to MRIKYSDPQAQYGTARNLLNRELAWDRYGVGAGKYGIDFIHFEGDELVLDAGSGTGRDVAIITQRLNKGGKVFAVDISQALLSITCQRACNTISTPLCAIASIENLPFGDDQFDVVVAKHVLNHVDDLEHGLRESLRVVRKKGKVIITTGVKTPDDDLLRVCHQEAISRVGIETNVRLSRSPFHCGNAREYLDNLFGDVRYHFYGFQMVFPDVDSFMLYYTTLPSFQEATSDAATKSALAAEMRNLLSSRELPIVLDRSRGTFVCTKT, encoded by the coding sequence ATGAGGATCAAATACAGTGATCCGCAGGCCCAGTACGGGACTGCGCGCAATCTACTCAACAGAGAGCTTGCTTGGGATAGATACGGCGTCGGCGCTGGTAAATATGGCATAGACTTCATCCACTTCGAGGGCGATGAGCTGGTATTAGATGCTGGCTCGGGAACCGGAAGAGATGTTGCCATAATCACCCAACGACTGAACAAAGGCGGGAAAGTCTTTGCCGTAGATATTTCACAAGCACTGTTGAGTATCACTTGCCAGAGAGCTTGTAACACGATCAGCACACCCCTGTGCGCTATTGCGTCAATTGAAAATCTGCCTTTCGGCGATGATCAATTTGATGTGGTAGTTGCCAAACACGTTCTGAATCACGTGGATGATCTTGAACATGGGTTAAGAGAATCACTACGAGTAGTCAGAAAAAAGGGAAAGGTGATTATTACAACTGGAGTAAAAACTCCTGACGATGACCTACTGAGAGTATGCCATCAAGAAGCAATATCTCGCGTTGGCATCGAAACCAACGTACGCCTTTCTCGTTCACCTTTCCACTGCGGAAATGCCAGAGAGTACCTCGATAATCTCTTCGGAGATGTAAGGTACCACTTCTATGGTTTCCAAATGGTGTTTCCTGACGTAGACAGCTTCATGCTGTACTACACTACCCTGCCAAGTTTCCAAGAAGCGACCAGCGATGCAGCTACAAAATCTGCCCTGGCAGCAGAAATGAGAAATCTGTTGTCCAGCAGGGAGCTGCCAATCGTATTGGACAGATCACGCGGAACTTTCGTCTGCACCAAAACCTAG
- a CDS encoding Gfo/Idh/MocA family oxidoreductase yields MSLKIGIVGAGVMLKYQANGFRSAGAEITCVADTNPVAAQKAATEWKIPRVFTSLEEMLTLASSDVDAVSILTPPAHHKTLTIQALRAGKHVFCEKPPAMNAYEAQEMFSASRASGRQLLFDFNNRARPESLEIIQRINSGFFGRINSAQAVWVRRSGIPGYGNWFTNQKIAGGGALMDLMHMLDLALYFMGYPKPKHVLGQTFNDFMDDPSRRGPYGVPNGDGVTDVESSAHATITFETGQVLTLHISWAEMVREEKCFVTLQGQKAGAMVSRLFQDNAGDTITGTCEVYSQEDGQPNNQNISVPFDNTMGRVAAAINFVRSLQGEDEPLTSPLEACRLMSIVDAIYLSAKTGQPVALD; encoded by the coding sequence ATGTCTCTAAAAATCGGCATCGTCGGTGCAGGCGTAATGCTCAAGTACCAAGCTAACGGATTCCGTTCAGCTGGTGCTGAGATAACCTGCGTTGCCGACACGAATCCAGTCGCGGCCCAAAAAGCCGCAACTGAGTGGAAGATACCACGAGTTTTCACTTCACTTGAGGAAATGCTGACTCTAGCATCTTCGGATGTTGACGCTGTCAGCATTCTCACACCTCCAGCACACCACAAAACACTTACTATTCAGGCTCTGAGAGCTGGGAAGCACGTGTTCTGTGAAAAGCCCCCGGCAATGAACGCGTATGAAGCTCAAGAGATGTTCTCGGCTTCTCGCGCATCCGGCAGGCAACTCCTGTTTGACTTCAACAATCGAGCACGGCCAGAATCACTGGAGATCATCCAACGTATCAACAGTGGATTCTTTGGCCGGATCAATTCTGCCCAAGCTGTTTGGGTTCGTAGATCAGGTATTCCGGGATACGGAAACTGGTTCACCAACCAGAAAATAGCCGGTGGCGGAGCGCTAATGGATCTGATGCACATGCTAGACTTAGCCCTATACTTTATGGGCTACCCCAAACCGAAACATGTGCTGGGTCAAACCTTCAACGACTTCATGGATGACCCCTCGCGCAGAGGTCCCTACGGAGTACCAAACGGAGACGGTGTCACGGATGTTGAATCAAGTGCTCACGCCACCATCACCTTCGAAACTGGGCAAGTGCTCACGCTCCACATTTCTTGGGCCGAAATGGTTCGAGAAGAAAAATGCTTTGTGACCCTGCAAGGGCAGAAAGCTGGGGCTATGGTTTCTAGACTGTTCCAAGATAACGCCGGTGATACAATTACCGGCACCTGTGAGGTATACTCACAGGAAGATGGTCAGCCGAATAACCAGAACATCTCTGTCCCCTTCGATAATACGATGGGACGCGTAGCTGCTGCAATCAACTTCGTTAGATCACTACAAGGAGAGGATGAACCACTGACTAGCCCTCTGGAGGCCTGCAGACTGATGAGCATCGTTGATGCCATCTATCTTTCGGCGAAAACTGGGCAACCAGTGGCGCTCGACTGA